In Streptomyces sp. NBC_00306, a single genomic region encodes these proteins:
- a CDS encoding cystathionine gamma-synthase has translation MSDQHSFHSLETLAIHAGNTADPLTGAVVPPIYQVSTYKQDGVGGLRGGYEYSRSANPTRTALEENLAALEGGRRGLAFASGLAAEDCLLRALLEPGDHVVIPNDAYGGTFRLFAKVVSRWGVSWSVADTSDAAAVRAAVTENTKLIWVETPSNPLLGITDIAAVAEVARSSNVKLVVDNTFASPYLQQPISLGADIVVHSLTKYMGGHSDVVGGALIAADALVGEELAYHQNAMGAVAGPFDAWLVLRGIKTLPVRMDRHSENAGRVVEMLTRHPKVTEVLYPGLPEHPGHEIAAKQMRSFGGMVSFRVQGGEEAAVEVCNRTKLFTLGESLGGVESLIEHPGRMTHASVAGSALEVPADLVRASVGIESADDLIADLQQALG, from the coding sequence ATGAGCGACCAGCACAGCTTCCACAGCCTCGAGACCCTCGCCATTCACGCGGGAAACACCGCCGATCCGCTGACCGGCGCGGTCGTCCCGCCGATCTATCAGGTGTCCACCTACAAGCAGGACGGTGTGGGCGGACTCCGCGGCGGCTACGAGTACAGCCGCAGTGCCAACCCGACGCGTACGGCGTTGGAGGAGAACCTCGCGGCGCTGGAGGGCGGCCGCCGTGGTCTCGCCTTCGCGTCCGGACTCGCGGCCGAGGACTGCCTGCTGCGCGCGCTGCTGGAGCCGGGTGACCACGTGGTCATTCCGAACGACGCCTACGGCGGCACCTTCCGGCTGTTCGCGAAGGTCGTCTCGCGGTGGGGCGTCTCCTGGTCGGTCGCCGACACCTCCGACGCGGCCGCGGTCCGCGCGGCGGTCACCGAGAACACGAAGCTGATCTGGGTCGAGACGCCGTCGAACCCGCTGCTCGGCATCACCGACATCGCCGCGGTGGCGGAGGTCGCGCGCAGCTCGAACGTCAAGCTGGTCGTGGACAACACCTTCGCCAGCCCGTATCTCCAGCAGCCGATCTCGCTCGGTGCCGACATCGTCGTGCACTCGCTGACCAAGTACATGGGCGGCCACTCGGACGTCGTGGGCGGTGCGCTGATCGCGGCGGACGCGTTGGTCGGCGAGGAACTGGCGTACCACCAGAACGCCATGGGTGCCGTAGCGGGCCCGTTCGACGCGTGGCTGGTGCTGCGGGGCATCAAGACCCTGCCGGTCCGGATGGACCGGCACAGCGAGAACGCGGGCCGGGTGGTCGAGATGCTGACCCGCCACCCGAAGGTCACCGAGGTCCTCTACCCGGGGCTGCCGGAGCACCCGGGCCACGAGATCGCGGCCAAGCAGATGAGGTCCTTCGGCGGCATGGTCTCGTTCCGCGTCCAGGGCGGCGAAGAGGCGGCCGTCGAGGTCTGCAACCGTACGAAGCTGTTCACGCTCGGGGAGTCCCTCGGCGGTGTCGAGTCCCTGATCGAGCACCCGGGCCGTATGACGCATGCGTCGGTGGCGGGCTCCGCGCTGGAGGTCCCGGCGGACCTGGTGCGGGCGTCGGTGGGGATCGAGTCGGCGGACGACCTGATCGCGGACCTTCAGCAGGCGCTCGGCTAG
- a CDS encoding DUF4307 domain-containing protein, whose translation MAAVREQLPEGRYGRSADERADRRLKLVGAVLGAALLGVIGWFGYDYVAGQRISAEVIKFSVISDSAVQVHLEVRKDADAAGSCTLRSRSEDGAEVGRLDVPVESGGKRIDQVAEIRTTARATSAELVQCTAR comes from the coding sequence ATGGCCGCCGTGCGCGAACAGCTTCCCGAGGGCCGCTACGGCCGCTCGGCGGACGAGCGCGCGGACCGCAGGCTCAAGCTGGTCGGCGCGGTGCTGGGGGCGGCCCTGCTCGGGGTGATCGGCTGGTTCGGCTACGACTACGTCGCCGGGCAGCGGATCAGCGCCGAGGTGATCAAGTTCTCGGTGATCTCGGACTCCGCGGTCCAGGTGCATCTGGAGGTGCGCAAGGACGCGGACGCCGCCGGCAGCTGCACCCTGCGCTCGCGCTCCGAGGACGGAGCCGAGGTGGGTAGGCTGGATGTGCCGGTGGAGAGCGGCGGGAAGCGGATCGACCAGGTGGCCGAGATCCGGACGACGGCTCGGGCCACCAGCGCGGAACTGGTGCAGTGCACCGCCCGCTGA
- a CDS encoding DUF1059 domain-containing protein, with protein MTRKVADCRKMPSESGCSLTISGEEEEVVRAASEHAVSVHGHDDTPELREGIRESLEDEKVPA; from the coding sequence ATGACCAGGAAAGTCGCCGACTGCCGCAAGATGCCGAGCGAGTCGGGATGCAGTCTCACCATTTCCGGTGAGGAAGAGGAAGTCGTACGGGCCGCGAGCGAACACGCGGTCTCCGTGCACGGGCACGACGACACCCCGGAGCTGCGGGAGGGGATCCGCGAGTCGCTGGAGGACGAGAAGGTCCCCGCGTAG
- a CDS encoding tetratricopeptide repeat protein: MRDSHRAEAERLLVRAVEEEVRRAGGRADAQVLLARGRAGLDAMASSAGEEYAAYEQALAETEAVQQPLSARFSRRTVSTPALVTAVAAAAAVGADVALGTATGTALGAGVVVAVAGAATTVAKVTASHWPAAHRRAGALGQPGGAEQLRLQWLTALEVRGIRPFLDQQRMLTSTTRPAKKTTAAPQLRGGDRSAAARRRSVLEQSFGHLPEPEGPFAGRQQQMTQIAQWVHAARASTETRPTVVVLHGAAGSGRTTLAVRASQQLKDQFRGACVVDLRGESTHPLSTRDALLHLLNRLGAPREQLLFRERSSAEQQVRRLSELYHQHLTGLPVTVVLDDARDAAQVRTLVPERSDSLVLVTARTPLELPEDIPAWVHHLPVDALDEAGAEELLRASASEQPTGPYDVQSADEVRELCGGLPLALRVAGSSLGARTAQQLAADLRAYGPVDPVERALWLRYTDLPEQARRLARRLALAGRASLGAAAAAALLATDEQESQRLLSDLAQAGFIDHVRAGRYRLHDVVRSFARARLLDEEEAAERSAAQERLIQNYADLAGAVIRMVDGKMSTRAGQFGAHGFTSLDAALRWLDDESSFITSALRYAEGVNQQTVLNLLGALCDYCLLRGDLYRLGEISELSQAVDQGLLERSVRWRTGIAARQLGELDKARTTLSSVVGLYREAHNDSGTALALCSLGITLHHQGNLTEAAAKLHEAIELQASDEQAEDRAWSLHALAAVERDRADLAQALTLLATALTLHREGESLHGEAWTHFQLGQVCLRMGDVPRAESELREALDLYGRTHDERGEAWALTQLARARLVDGDPAPAVDQLRQALSRHREQEDARGEAWTLYYLGQALEERGDRDQAVRELERARTMFSRMRDVYGLACARHHSGRVTRDQRAAQTGNLRNSGFARQLLVDARADFRRIGVAHGEAWTCLELALIDAGNNRAAQALGLCDEAVDLFVSYQDDRGADWARFLRCTLLPYASPGGIEVGTVVAQEELARLTEKSHASRDGKLEDCAEALTVMLQRGVRLEDGWQAWHLGMVPNRHAREVMGVPVVSAR, translated from the coding sequence ATGCGGGACAGCCATCGGGCAGAAGCCGAGCGGCTGTTGGTGCGCGCCGTCGAGGAAGAGGTGCGACGGGCGGGCGGGCGTGCGGATGCGCAGGTGCTGCTGGCGCGCGGGCGGGCGGGGCTCGATGCGATGGCGTCGAGCGCCGGCGAGGAGTACGCGGCGTACGAGCAGGCGCTCGCCGAGACGGAGGCGGTGCAGCAGCCGCTGTCCGCGCGGTTCAGCCGTCGTACCGTCTCGACTCCCGCGCTGGTGACGGCCGTTGCCGCCGCCGCTGCCGTCGGGGCGGATGTCGCGCTCGGGACCGCCACCGGTACCGCGCTGGGTGCCGGAGTGGTGGTGGCCGTGGCCGGTGCGGCGACCACCGTCGCCAAGGTGACCGCGTCGCACTGGCCGGCCGCGCACCGCAGAGCGGGAGCCCTCGGACAGCCGGGCGGCGCCGAGCAGTTGCGGCTCCAGTGGCTGACCGCGCTGGAGGTCCGGGGCATCCGGCCGTTCCTGGACCAGCAGCGGATGCTCACCTCCACCACGCGTCCGGCGAAGAAGACGACGGCCGCCCCGCAGTTGCGGGGCGGTGACCGCAGTGCGGCCGCTCGACGGCGTTCGGTGCTGGAGCAGTCCTTCGGTCATCTGCCGGAACCGGAAGGTCCGTTCGCGGGCCGGCAGCAGCAGATGACGCAGATCGCCCAGTGGGTCCACGCGGCCCGTGCCTCGACGGAGACCCGGCCGACGGTCGTGGTGCTGCACGGTGCCGCGGGATCAGGGCGCACCACGCTCGCGGTGCGGGCGTCGCAGCAGCTCAAGGACCAGTTCCGGGGCGCGTGCGTGGTGGACCTGCGCGGGGAGAGCACCCACCCGCTGTCCACCAGGGACGCGCTGCTGCATCTGCTGAACCGGCTGGGCGCTCCGCGCGAGCAGTTGCTGTTCCGTGAGCGGTCCTCCGCGGAACAGCAGGTGCGGCGGCTGAGCGAGCTGTACCACCAGCATCTGACGGGTCTGCCGGTGACGGTGGTGCTGGACGACGCCCGCGACGCGGCGCAGGTGCGGACGCTGGTGCCCGAGCGTTCCGACAGTCTCGTGCTGGTGACGGCGCGGACGCCGCTGGAGCTGCCCGAGGACATTCCGGCGTGGGTGCACCATCTGCCGGTGGACGCGCTGGACGAGGCGGGCGCCGAGGAGCTGCTGCGGGCGTCGGCCTCGGAACAGCCGACCGGCCCCTACGACGTCCAGTCGGCCGACGAGGTACGGGAGTTGTGCGGAGGCCTGCCGCTGGCGCTGCGTGTCGCGGGCTCCTCGCTCGGTGCGCGTACCGCACAGCAGCTGGCCGCCGATCTGCGGGCCTACGGTCCCGTGGATCCCGTCGAACGGGCCCTGTGGCTGCGGTACACCGATCTGCCGGAGCAGGCGCGGCGGCTGGCGCGGCGGCTGGCGCTCGCCGGGCGGGCCTCGCTGGGGGCGGCGGCCGCGGCGGCCCTGCTGGCGACGGACGAGCAGGAGTCGCAGCGGCTGCTGTCGGACCTCGCCCAGGCGGGGTTCATCGATCATGTACGGGCCGGCCGCTACCGGCTGCACGACGTCGTCCGTTCCTTCGCCCGGGCCCGGCTGCTCGACGAGGAGGAGGCCGCGGAACGGTCGGCCGCCCAGGAGCGGCTGATTCAGAACTACGCGGATCTGGCCGGGGCCGTGATCCGCATGGTGGACGGCAAGATGTCCACGCGCGCGGGCCAGTTCGGCGCACACGGCTTCACCTCGCTGGACGCGGCGCTGCGCTGGCTGGACGACGAGTCGAGCTTCATCACCTCGGCGCTGCGGTACGCGGAGGGGGTGAACCAGCAGACCGTGCTCAATCTGCTGGGCGCGCTGTGCGACTACTGCCTGCTGCGCGGCGATCTGTACCGGCTGGGCGAGATCAGCGAGCTGTCGCAGGCGGTGGACCAGGGGCTGCTGGAGCGTTCCGTACGGTGGCGCACCGGTATCGCGGCCCGTCAGCTGGGCGAGCTGGACAAGGCGCGCACCACGCTGTCGTCGGTGGTGGGGCTGTACCGCGAGGCGCACAACGACTCCGGTACGGCGCTCGCGCTCTGCTCGCTCGGCATCACGCTGCACCACCAGGGCAACCTCACCGAGGCGGCGGCGAAGCTGCACGAGGCGATCGAGCTTCAGGCCTCCGACGAGCAGGCCGAGGACCGGGCGTGGTCGCTGCACGCACTGGCGGCCGTGGAGCGTGACCGGGCCGATCTGGCCCAGGCGCTCACCCTGCTGGCCACCGCGCTGACCCTGCACCGTGAGGGCGAGTCGCTGCACGGCGAGGCCTGGACGCACTTCCAGCTGGGCCAGGTCTGTCTGCGGATGGGCGACGTACCGCGGGCGGAGTCCGAGCTGCGCGAGGCGCTCGATCTGTACGGGCGCACGCACGACGAGCGGGGCGAGGCGTGGGCGCTGACCCAGCTGGCGCGGGCGCGGCTGGTCGACGGCGATCCGGCGCCGGCGGTGGACCAGCTGCGGCAGGCGCTGTCGCGCCACCGCGAGCAGGAGGACGCGCGCGGTGAGGCGTGGACGTTGTACTACCTCGGCCAGGCGCTGGAGGAGCGCGGCGACCGCGACCAGGCGGTACGGGAGCTGGAGCGGGCCCGCACGATGTTCTCGCGGATGCGCGACGTGTACGGCCTGGCCTGCGCGCGCCACCACTCGGGCCGGGTCACGCGCGACCAGCGCGCGGCCCAGACCGGCAATCTGCGCAACTCCGGCTTCGCCCGCCAGCTCCTGGTGGACGCGCGCGCCGACTTCCGCCGGATCGGGGTGGCCCACGGCGAGGCCTGGACCTGTCTGGAGCTGGCGCTGATCGACGCGGGCAACAACCGCGCGGCGCAGGCGCTCGGGCTGTGCGACGAGGCGGTCGATCTGTTCGTCTCGTACCAGGACGACCGCGGCGCCGACTGGGCACGCTTCCTGCGCTGCACCCTGCTGCCGTACGCCTCACCGGGCGGCATCGAGGTCGGCACGGTGGTGGCCCAGGAGGAACTGGCCCGCCTGACGGAGAAGTCGCACGCCTCACGCGACGGAAAGCTGGAGGACTGCGCGGAGGCGCTCACGGTGATGCTCCAGCGGGGCGTGCGCCTGGAGGACGGCTGGCAGGCGTGGCACCTGGGGATGGTCCCGAACCGCCATGCGCGGGAGGTCATGGGCGTCCCGGTGGTCTCCGCGCGGTAG
- the greA gene encoding transcription elongation factor GreA codes for MTQTSENVTWLTQEAYNQLKAELEYLSGPARTEIAKKIEAAREEGDLRENGGYHAAKEEQGKQELRVRQLTQLLDNAKVGEAPADNGVVEPGMVVKIAFDGDEDDTLTFLMASREYASTDIETYSPQSPLGAGVNGKKVGDDAEYELPNGKKASVRILEAKPYTG; via the coding sequence GTGACCCAGACCAGCGAAAACGTCACCTGGCTCACCCAGGAGGCGTACAACCAGCTCAAGGCCGAGCTGGAGTACCTGTCTGGTCCCGCGCGCACGGAGATCGCCAAGAAGATCGAGGCGGCGCGTGAGGAGGGCGACCTGCGCGAGAACGGCGGGTACCACGCGGCCAAGGAGGAGCAGGGCAAGCAGGAGCTCCGTGTGCGCCAGCTGACCCAGCTCCTGGACAATGCGAAGGTCGGCGAGGCCCCCGCGGACAACGGTGTGGTCGAGCCCGGCATGGTCGTGAAGATCGCCTTCGACGGCGACGAGGACGACACCCTGACGTTCCTGATGGCGTCCCGCGAGTACGCGAGCACGGACATCGAGACGTACTCCCCGCAGTCCCCGCTCGGCGCCGGAGTGAACGGCAAGAAGGTCGGTGACGACGCCGAGTACGAGCTGCCCAACGGCAAGAAGGCTTCGGTGAGGATCCTCGAGGCCAAGCCGTACACCGGCTGA
- the mca gene encoding mycothiol conjugate amidase Mca, with the protein MTEQLRLMAVHAHPDDESSKGAATMAKYVSEGVDVLVVTCTGGERGSILNPKLQGDAYIEENIHEVRRKEMDEAREILGVGQEWLGFVDSGLPEGDPLPPLPQGCFALEDVEKAAGRLVKSIRTFRPQVITTYDENGGYPHPDHIMTHKITMVAFEGAADAERYPESEFGPVYQPQKLYYNQGFNRPRTVALHEALLARGIESPYGEWLERWKEFERVERTLTTHVPCAEFFEIRDKALLAHRTQIDPDGGWFRVPLELQKEVWPTEEYELATSLVDTSLPEDDLFAGIRDNA; encoded by the coding sequence TTGACTGAGCAGCTGCGACTGATGGCCGTTCACGCCCACCCCGACGACGAGTCGAGCAAGGGCGCGGCCACGATGGCCAAGTATGTGTCCGAGGGGGTGGACGTGCTGGTCGTGACCTGCACAGGAGGCGAACGCGGCTCCATCCTCAACCCCAAGCTCCAGGGGGACGCGTACATCGAGGAGAACATTCACGAGGTACGCAGAAAGGAGATGGACGAGGCCCGCGAGATCCTCGGCGTCGGCCAGGAATGGCTCGGCTTCGTCGACTCGGGCCTGCCCGAGGGAGACCCGCTGCCCCCGCTGCCGCAGGGCTGCTTCGCCCTGGAGGACGTGGAGAAGGCCGCCGGCCGGCTGGTGAAGTCGATCCGCACCTTCCGTCCGCAGGTCATCACCACGTACGACGAGAACGGCGGCTACCCGCACCCCGACCACATCATGACCCACAAGATCACGATGGTGGCCTTCGAGGGTGCGGCGGACGCCGAGCGCTACCCGGAGTCGGAGTTCGGGCCCGTCTACCAGCCGCAGAAGCTCTACTACAACCAGGGCTTCAACCGTCCCCGTACGGTCGCCCTGCACGAGGCCCTGCTGGCCCGGGGGATCGAGTCCCCCTACGGCGAGTGGCTGGAGCGCTGGAAGGAGTTCGAGCGCGTGGAGCGCACGCTCACCACCCACGTGCCGTGCGCCGAGTTCTTCGAGATCCGCGACAAGGCGCTGCTCGCGCACCGCACGCAGATCGACCCCGACGGCGGCTGGTTCCGCGTTCCGCTGGAGCTCCAGAAGGAGGTCTGGCCGACGGAGGAGTACGAGCTCGCGACGTCTCTCGTCGACACCTCCCTCCCCGAGGACGACCTCTTCGCGGGCATCCGGGACAATGCCTGA
- a CDS encoding MarR family winged helix-turn-helix transcriptional regulator, with the protein MPTSQDMTTHLDPGLLDALQHQVAVFARRAEQTRLGGVGQVRNSMDRAAYLLLNRLDREGPMGVKALAAGMGIDSSTVTRQVAPLVDTGLVKRTSHPEDGRAVVLQLSPRGQARLEEVRSSRRELMAQVTDGWTETERESFCTLLTRFNTALSARQAGLPPVDTETPPTS; encoded by the coding sequence ATGCCCACCTCTCAGGACATGACGACTCATCTCGACCCCGGCCTCCTCGATGCTCTCCAGCACCAGGTCGCCGTCTTCGCACGCCGCGCGGAACAGACCCGGCTCGGCGGGGTCGGCCAGGTCCGCAACTCCATGGACCGCGCCGCCTATCTGCTGCTCAACCGGCTCGACCGGGAAGGCCCGATGGGCGTCAAGGCCCTCGCCGCGGGGATGGGCATCGACTCGTCGACCGTCACGCGCCAGGTCGCCCCGCTCGTCGACACCGGTCTCGTCAAGCGCACCTCCCACCCCGAGGACGGCCGTGCCGTCGTGCTCCAGCTCTCCCCGCGCGGTCAGGCCCGGCTGGAAGAGGTCCGCTCCTCGCGGCGCGAGCTCATGGCGCAGGTGACGGACGGCTGGACCGAGACCGAGCGCGAATCCTTCTGCACTCTGCTCACCCGGTTCAACACCGCTCTCTCCGCCCGCCAGGCCGGACTTCCTCCCGTGGACACGGAGACGCCGCCGACCTCTTGA
- a CDS encoding sigma factor-like helix-turn-helix DNA-binding protein — protein sequence MSERRSALESRRAREFQAFVAGAAGRLLHAATLLTAEPAPRNPQAQQLLTSALAHTYAEWDRLRGEDPYDRTRQELATRFARTAWRHHRVRGGVLDRLTPQERLILVLRLYEGVAEEQTAALIGLPVERVRAICARAVATMRSTPPAPPRAPAEAVS from the coding sequence GTGAGTGAGCGGCGGTCGGCACTGGAGAGCCGCCGCGCCCGGGAGTTCCAGGCGTTCGTCGCGGGCGCGGCCGGCCGGTTGCTGCATGCCGCCACCCTGCTCACCGCCGAGCCCGCACCGCGCAATCCTCAGGCGCAGCAGCTGCTGACCTCCGCACTGGCCCACACCTACGCGGAATGGGACCGGCTGCGCGGCGAGGACCCGTACGACCGCACCCGGCAGGAACTCGCCACCCGCTTCGCCCGCACCGCCTGGCGCCACCACCGGGTGCGGGGCGGCGTACTGGACCGTCTCACGCCGCAGGAGCGGCTGATCCTGGTGCTGCGCCTGTACGAGGGGGTGGCCGAGGAGCAGACCGCGGCGCTGATCGGACTCCCGGTCGAACGCGTCCGCGCCATCTGCGCCCGTGCCGTGGCGACCATGCGCAGCACACCGCCCGCGCCGCCGCGCGCCCCGGCGGAGGCGGTGTCATGA
- a CDS encoding ABC transporter permease yields MTTTADAVKIAAPRPRGGIVQSVNDSLVVAKRNLIRMLRIPEMIIFGLIQPIMFVVLFSYVFGGSISVDGSTSPAAYREFLMAGIFAQTVTFATAGAGAGIADDMHKGLIDRFRSLPMARGAVLTGRTLADLVQTALTLVVLALVALLVGWRTHENLGKVLAGFGLLLLLGYAFSWIGALIGLSVRTPEAATSGGLIWLFPLTFISNAFVPSDNMPTFLRYIAEWNPFSATVQASRELFGNLPPGYVAPDAWPMQHPVWASLIWSVLIIAFFRTLAVRKYRSATA; encoded by the coding sequence GTGACCACCACAGCGGACGCCGTCAAGATCGCGGCGCCCCGTCCCCGCGGCGGGATCGTGCAGTCGGTCAACGACTCGCTCGTCGTCGCCAAGCGCAATCTGATCCGGATGCTGCGCATCCCGGAGATGATCATCTTCGGGCTGATCCAGCCCATCATGTTCGTCGTGCTCTTCAGCTACGTCTTCGGCGGCTCGATCTCGGTGGACGGCAGCACCTCGCCCGCCGCCTACCGCGAGTTCCTGATGGCGGGCATCTTCGCGCAGACCGTCACCTTCGCCACCGCGGGCGCCGGAGCGGGCATCGCCGACGACATGCACAAGGGCCTCATCGACCGGTTCCGCTCGCTGCCGATGGCACGCGGCGCGGTCCTCACCGGCCGTACGCTGGCCGACCTCGTCCAGACCGCGCTCACCCTCGTCGTGCTCGCGCTCGTCGCCCTCCTGGTCGGCTGGCGGACCCACGAGAACCTGGGCAAGGTACTGGCCGGCTTCGGTCTGCTGCTGCTCCTCGGCTACGCCTTCTCCTGGATCGGCGCGCTGATCGGCCTGTCCGTACGGACACCCGAGGCGGCCACCTCCGGCGGGCTGATCTGGCTCTTCCCGCTGACGTTCATCTCGAACGCCTTCGTGCCGTCTGACAACATGCCCACCTTCCTGCGGTACATCGCCGAGTGGAATCCGTTCAGCGCGACCGTGCAGGCGTCACGCGAGCTGTTCGGCAATCTGCCGCCGGGCTATGTCGCACCCGACGCCTGGCCGATGCAGCACCCGGTCTGGGCCTCGCTGATCTGGTCCGTCCTGATCATCGCGTTCTTCCGGACGCTGGCGGTGCGCAAGTACCGCTCCGCCACCGCCTGA
- a CDS encoding ATP-binding cassette domain-containing protein produces the protein MPGAIYAEGLVKTFGDVRALDGVDLDVPEGTVLGLLGPNGAGKTTAVRVLTTLLQPDSGKAVVAGIDVLKNPNEVRRCIGLSGQFAAVDEYLTGRENLQMVGQLYQMSSRDAKSRAVELLDRFNLADAADRPAKTYSGGMRRRLDLAAALVVSPPVMFMDEPTTGLDPRNRMQLWEVIQELVKGGTTLLLTTQYLEEADHLADDICVIDHGKVIARGTADQLKAQTGGERVEVVVHEPDQIPPAQEVLRGFGKGDVAVVEHTRKLIVPVTGGAKLLAEVIRELDTRGVEIDDIGLRRPTLDDVFISLTGHHAEIEDEENGEAAQLKDAKGKKSRKESAK, from the coding sequence ATGCCAGGCGCCATTTACGCCGAAGGTCTGGTGAAGACCTTCGGCGACGTAAGGGCTCTGGACGGCGTCGATCTCGACGTCCCCGAAGGCACGGTCCTCGGACTTCTCGGCCCCAACGGAGCCGGCAAGACCACCGCCGTGCGCGTACTGACCACCCTGCTCCAGCCCGACAGCGGCAAGGCCGTCGTCGCCGGTATCGACGTCCTGAAGAACCCGAACGAAGTCCGCCGGTGCATCGGTCTCTCCGGCCAGTTCGCCGCGGTCGACGAGTATCTGACCGGCCGTGAGAACCTCCAGATGGTCGGCCAGCTCTACCAGATGAGCTCGCGCGACGCGAAGAGCCGGGCGGTCGAGCTGCTCGACCGCTTCAACCTCGCGGACGCCGCCGACCGTCCCGCCAAGACCTACTCCGGCGGTATGCGCCGCCGCCTCGACCTGGCCGCCGCCCTGGTCGTCTCCCCGCCCGTGATGTTCATGGACGAGCCCACCACCGGACTCGACCCCCGCAACCGCATGCAGCTGTGGGAGGTCATCCAGGAACTGGTCAAGGGCGGTACGACACTGCTGCTCACCACGCAGTACCTGGAAGAGGCCGACCACCTGGCCGACGACATCTGCGTCATCGACCACGGCAAGGTCATCGCCCGCGGCACCGCCGACCAGCTCAAGGCCCAGACGGGCGGCGAGCGTGTCGAGGTCGTGGTCCACGAGCCCGACCAGATCCCGCCCGCCCAGGAGGTCCTGCGGGGCTTCGGCAAGGGTGACGTCGCCGTCGTCGAGCACACCCGCAAGCTGATCGTCCCCGTCACCGGCGGCGCGAAGCTGCTGGCCGAGGTCATCCGCGAACTGGACACCCGGGGCGTGGAGATCGACGACATCGGTCTGCGCCGGCCCACCCTGGACGACGTGTTCATCTCCCTCACCGGCCATCACGCCGAGATCGAGGACGAGGAGAACGGCGAGGCCGCGCAGCTCAAGGACGCCAAGGGCAAGAAGTCCCGGAAGGAGAGCGCGAAGTGA
- the ilvA gene encoding threonine ammonia-lyase, translating to MSFGTSDSLRPVILDDVRGAQKMLSGVARVTALEGSRYLSQLVGAPVHLKCENLQRTGSFKLRGAYVRIAGLRPEERAAGVVAASAGNHAQGVALASTLLGVHSTVFMPVGAPLPKVAATREYGAEVRMHGQVVDETMEAAQQYAQETGAVFIHPFDHPDIIAGQGTVGLEILEQCPEVRTIVVGVGGGGLAAGIAVAVKAVRPDVRLVGVQAEGAAAYPPSLAQGRPVAIDAPSTMADGIKVGCPGEVPFKIIGDLLDEVRTVSEDALSSALLLCLERAKLVVEPAGASPVAALMSEPRAFKGPVVALLSGGNVDPLLMQRILRHGMAAAGRYLSLRVRLTDRPGALAALLGSLSVLDANVLDVSHVRTDPRLGLTEVEVELQLETKGPEHCDEVTAALRGAGYTVLS from the coding sequence ATGAGCTTCGGTACGTCTGACTCCTTGCGCCCCGTCATCCTCGACGACGTCCGCGGGGCGCAGAAGATGCTGTCCGGCGTCGCGAGGGTCACCGCCCTGGAGGGCAGCAGGTACCTGTCGCAGCTGGTGGGGGCGCCGGTCCACCTCAAGTGCGAGAACCTCCAGCGGACGGGTTCGTTCAAGCTGCGCGGCGCGTACGTACGGATCGCGGGGCTGCGGCCGGAGGAGCGGGCCGCGGGTGTCGTCGCCGCGTCCGCGGGCAACCACGCGCAGGGCGTGGCGCTCGCCTCGACGCTGCTCGGAGTGCACTCGACCGTGTTCATGCCGGTCGGCGCTCCGCTGCCGAAGGTCGCGGCGACGCGGGAGTACGGCGCCGAGGTGCGGATGCACGGTCAGGTCGTCGACGAGACCATGGAGGCCGCGCAGCAGTACGCACAGGAGACGGGTGCGGTCTTCATCCACCCCTTCGACCATCCCGACATCATCGCGGGGCAGGGCACGGTGGGTCTGGAGATCCTGGAGCAGTGCCCGGAGGTGCGCACGATCGTCGTCGGTGTGGGCGGCGGTGGTCTGGCCGCCGGCATCGCGGTCGCGGTGAAGGCGGTCCGTCCCGATGTCCGGCTGGTGGGGGTGCAGGCAGAGGGGGCGGCCGCGTATCCGCCCTCGCTCGCCCAGGGGCGCCCCGTCGCCATCGACGCCCCCTCCACCATGGCCGACGGGATCAAGGTGGGCTGCCCCGGCGAGGTCCCCTTCAAAATCATTGGCGATCTTCTCGACGAGGTCCGTACGGTTTCCGAGGACGCGCTCTCCAGCGCGCTGCTGCTCTGCCTGGAGCGGGCGAAGCTCGTCGTCGAGCCCGCCGGGGCGAGCCCGGTCGCGGCGCTGATGAGCGAGCCGCGGGCGTTCAAGGGACCGGTCGTCGCCCTGCTGTCGGGCGGCAATGTGGATCCGCTGCTGATGCAGCGCATTCTGCGGCACGGTATGGCGGCGGCCGGCCGTTATCTGTCGCTGCGGGTACGGCTGACGGACCGCCCGGGAGCTCTTGCGGCACTTCTCGGGTCGTTGTCAGTGCTCGACGCTAACGTCCTCGACGTGAGTCACGTCAGGACCGATCCGCGGCTCGGGCTCACGGAGGTGGAGGTGGAGCTGCAGCTGGAGACGAAGGGCCCGGAGCACTGCGACGAGGTCACCGCGGCGCTGCGCGGGGCGGGATACACCGTCCTGAGCTGA